From Clostridium sp. SY8519:
ATTTGAAGATCAGAGCCCGGTGGTGGAAGTACTGGAGACTGGAATCAAAGTCATCGATCTGCTGGCGCCTTATGCAAAGGGCGGAAAGATCGGTCTGTTCGGCGGCGCCGGTGTCGGCAAAACGGTACTGATTCAGGAGCTGATCCAGAATATCGCCACAGAGCATGGCGGATATTCCATTTTTACCGGTGTCGGTGAGCGTTCCAGAGAGGGAAATGATCTGTGGAATGAGATGACGGAATCCGGAGTTATTAAAAAGACCGCCCTGGTCTTCGGTCAGATGAATGAGCCGCCGGGAGCGCGTATGCGTGTGGCGGAAACCGGGCTGACCATGGCGGAGTACTTCCGTGACAAGGAGCATCAGGATGTGCTTCTGTTTATCGACAATATTTTCCGATTCGTGCAGGCAGGTTCCGAGGTGTCCGCGCTGCTGGGTCGTATGCCTTCCGCCGTGGGGTATCAGCCTACGCTGGCCAATGAGCTGGGTGAACTGCAGGAGCGGATCGCTTCCACGAAGGAAGGATCGGTTACTTCTGTGCAGGCCATCTATGTGCCTGCCGATGACCTGACAGACCCGGCGCCGGCCACTACATTTGCCCATCTGGACGCGACTACGGTATTATCCCGTAAGATCGTGGAACAGGGTATTTATCCGGCCGTGGATCCGCTGGATTCCAGTTCCCGGATTCTGGAGCCGGATGTGGTCGGAGAAAAACATTACAGCATCGCGCGGAAAGTGCAGGAAATCCTTCAGAGCTATACGGAACTGCAGGATATTATCGCGATCCTGGGTATGGATGAGCTGTCAGAAGAAGATAAGACCACGGTATACCGTGCGCGTAAGATCCAGCGATTCCTGTCCCAGCCGTTCCATGTGGCAGAGCAGTTCACCGGAATCCCCGGTGTCTATGTGCCTCTGTCTGAGACGATCCGCGGATTTGAGATGATCGTAAACGGCGAGATGGATGAGTATCCGGAGCAGGCCTTCTTCAATGTGGGAACGATTGATGATGTCGTAGAGAAAGCAAAAACGATTCGCTAGTGAAGGAGAGCTGAGAGATGAGCACATTTCATTTGCGTGTGGTGGCCTATAATAAAGTGTTTTTTGACGATGAGGCCCAGTCAGTAAATGTGCCGGCATCGGACGGAGGATATCAGATTCTGGCATCCCACGAGGAGTGCCTGGTGGCAGTCTCCCCCGGCAATGTGGAAATCACAGATGCTGCAGGCAAGAAGATCGATGCGGTATGCGGCAACGGGATGATGGCATTTCACCGCGGTGAGAACCGGGGGGAACTGCTGGTGGACACCATTGAGCTGCCGGAAGAGATTGATATCCGACGGGCACAGGAAGCCAAGGAACGGGCACAGGAGCGGATGCGGTTAAAACAGAGCATCATCGAGCATGAGCAGTCCAAGGCGGCGCTGTCACGGGCGATGGCTCGTCTGAAAGAGGCCAGCAAATATAAAAAATAAGATACAGACGGAAGCCGGAGGTTTTGACAGATGACAGAAACAGAACCGTGCGCTTCTGAAAACACAGGTGTCCCGGGACACCTGTGTTTTTTGTGCGCCTGATTTTCCGGGAGTTGAAGTGGAAAGAACTCTTCCTTATAATAATCAGTATACGATCCGCGAAACAAAAAACGACAAACCTGCAGAGGAAGATACGCGCGGAAAAGATAGAAAGACGGGGAACAGTATGACAGATTATCTGGATGAAAAACTGCTGGCTTATGGCAATACGGACATTTATCCGTTCCATATGCCGGGACACAAGCGGCAGCTATTGGGCGACTGGCCGCCGGAAGCAGTGGATATTACGGAAATAGACGGATTTGACGACCTGCATCATGCGGAGGGAGTACTGAAAGAGGCACAGCAGCGCATGGCGGAGCAAATGGGAGCCTTCCGCAGTTATTTTCTGGTAAACGGCAGTACGGCAGGGCTTCTGGCTGCTGTCAGTACGGTCTGTGAAAAGGGCGGACGCCTTCTGATCGGCAGGAACTGCCACAAAGCGGTATATCATGGGGCCTATCTGCGGGAACTGCGGCTGTCCTATCTGTATCCGGAAGTCACGGACTGGGGCATACAGGGAAGCATTGCGCCGGAAGAGCTGGAACGGGCACTGACAGAAGCGGAGCAGAATGATGGGGAGGAGCCCTTTCAGGCAGTACTGATCACGTCGCCGACTTATGACGGTGTGGTGTCGGATATCGCTGCTTTGGCAAAGATCTGCCACAGTCACGGCGTTCCGCTGGTGGTGGATGAAGCCCATGGGGCACATTTCGGCCTGGACGGAGGCAGTGGATTTTTTCCGGAAAAGGCAATTGCACTGGGTGCGGATTATGTGGTGGAAAGTCTGCATAAGACATTGCCGTCTTTGACACAGACCGCCGTGCTGCATACGGCGGACGCGCCTCTGGTAAATGACACAAAGCTCCGGCAGTATCTGGGAATCTATCAGACCAGTTCTCCTTCCTATGTGTTTATGGCGGGAATGGACCGCTGCACGCGGATTCTGCGTAAACAGGGGCAGGAGCGGTTCTGCGTGTATGAGCAGCGGCTGCGTCAGTTTTACCGGAATACCCGGAACCTGCAGAAAGTGGAAGTCTTCTGTCCGGAATATGACCGGATACAGAAATCGAGTGCAGATATCCCAAACCGGGGAAATGCCTCACAGACATCTGCCGGGCGGAAAAGCTCCAACGGGGAGCCTGCGGCGGGACTGGCAGCTGGAATCTTTGACCGGGACCCTTCCAAAATCCTGATTTCAGCCAGAGCGGGCGGCATGGCCGGGCAGGAGCTGCATCAGTGGCTGCTGCGGGAAAAACACCTGCAGATGGAAATGGCCTCCGGCCATTATGTTACGGCTCTGACCAGTCTGATGGATACGGAAGAAGGGTTTTGCCGGCTGGAAGCGGCGCTGCGGGAACTGGACCAGATGCTTTTATCCGGGAAAATGGGCAAAACCAGTGCGGGCAGGGAGGAGCTGCCGATTCTGACAGATCGGGAGATTTACCTGCGGAACCGGAAAGTACGGGAACTGGCGGAGGCCCTGGATGCGCCGCAGACGGAAGCGCCGCTGGAAGAAGCGGCGGGAAAGATATGCGGGGAGTTCGTATATCTGTATCCGCCGGGGATTCCGCTGCTGGTGCCGGGGGAGGAAATCAGTGAGGAAATGGCGCGTGTGATACGGTTTTGCAGGCATGGGGGACTGTCGGTAGAGGTGTTAGGGGGAGAGAAAAAAGTTTTCAAGATACGGGTTTTGTAATATACTGTTTACAGCGTCATGTTATCGGTATGCCACATCATGCTTGCATGAATGCGGCATACCGATGACATGACGCGCCCCTCCAATGAGGAAGGAGCGGGGCAGGGGCCCCGCGGAATCCGAATAGGAGGTCAGATTGCGGGAATGCGAAGCATGGAGCAATCTGAGTAAACAGTATAGGAACGGAGCGAAGACGCGCCCCTCCAATGAGGAAGGAGCGGGGCAGGGGCCCCGCGGAATCCGAATAGGAGGTCAGATTGCGGGAATGCGAAGCATGGAGCAATCTGAGTAAACAGTATAGGAACGGAGCGAAGACGCGCCCCTCCAATGAGGAAGGAGCGGGGCAGGGGCCCCGCGGAATCCGAATAGGAGGTCAGATTGCGGGAATGCGAAGCATGGAGCAATCTGAGTAAACAGTATAGGAACGGAGCGAAGACGCGCCCCTCCAATGAGGAAGGAGCGGGGCAGGGGCCCCGCGGAATCCGAATAGGAGGTCAGATTGCGGGAATGCGAAGCATGGAGCAATCTGAGTAAACAGTATAGGAACGGAACGAAGACGCGCCCCTCCTATGAGGAGGGAGCGAAGAAAAAAACAAGGAAGCGGAGCAGCCATGGGAAAGCTTTTCGTTTTGATGGGCAAAAGTGCCTCAGGAAAAGACACAATTTATGAACAGCTTCTGAAAAGAAACTGTCTGGGACTGCAGGCCGTTGTCCCATATACCACCCGTCCGATCCGCTCCGGCGAAATACCGGGAGAGACATACCATTTCTGCTCCGCGGAGGAAGCGGAAGCCATGCGGCAGGCCGGCCGGATTATTGAACTGCGCACCTACCAGACGGTGCACGGCCCATGGAGTTATTTTACGGCAGATGACGGCCAGATCAATCTGAAGAACAACAGCTACCTGCTGATCGGAACTCTGGAATCCTACCTGCGGTTCCGGGAGTATTTCGGCGCCCGGGCAGTGATTCCGCTGTATATTTTCGTGGAGGACGGGGCGCGCCTGCAGCGGGCCCTGGACCGGGAACGCAGGCAGCGGGAACCGAAGTATGAGGAGATGTGCAGAAGATTTCTGGCGGATCAGGAAGATTTTTCCGAAGAAAAACTGGCAGAGGCCGGAATCCGGAAAACCTTTGAAAATCTTGAGCTGGAACGTACGGCCGCGTCGCTTCAGGAATATATGGAACGTGTGCTGGCACAGACAGAGGAGTCATAGAGATGGCGGGATTTGCTGAAATTACCGGACATGAAAAAATCATCGCCCATTTACAGAAAGCCGTGACCACCGGTCAGGTGTCCCATGCCTATATCTTTGACGGACCGGACCGGTCAGGAAAAAAGATGCTGGCAGAGGCCTTTGCCATGGCGCTTCAGTGCGAAGCAGGCACCGGGGAAGCGTGTATGACATGCCGCTCCTGTCATCAGGCACTGGGACACAACCAGCCGGATATCATCTATGTGACCCACGAAAAGCCGAATACAATTTCCGTCAATGATGTGCGGGAACAGTTAAACGGAGATATTTCCATCCGCCCGTACAGCAGCAGATACAAGATTTATATCGTGGATGAAGCGGAGAAGATGAATGTGCAGGCACAGAATGCCCTCCTGAAAACGCTGGAAGAACCGCCGGCCTATGCGGTGATTCTGCTGCTGACCAACAACAGCGCCGGTTTTCTGCAGACCATCCGTTCCCGCTGTGTGACGCTGAGTTTAAAAGCGGTACCCTCCGAACAGATCCGTCAGCTGCTGATGCGCAGGTATCAGATTCCGGATTATGAAGCGGAGATCTGCGCGGGATTTGCCCAGGGAAATGTGGGAAAAGCCATCGCTCTGGCCGGCTCGGAGCGGTTTCGGGAACTGAAGGACCTGACCCTTCGGCAGGTCCGCCGCCTGGCGGATACACCGGACTATGAACTGGCGGAACTGGTGGAGGAACTGTGCGGACTGACCGAGGAGGTCGGTGAGTACCTGGATCTGCTGCAGATGTGGTATCGGGACGTCCTGTATGATAAGGCGTCGGGGGATACCGAAAATCTGATTTTCCGGGATCAGCAGGCAGAAATCATCCGTCAGTCCGGGCGGGTTTCCTACCGGGGGCTGGAGATCATACTGGAGGCAGTGGACACTGCACGGCGCCGGATCCACGCAAATGTGAAAAAAGAGCTGGTGCTGGAATTAATGTTAATGACGATTAAGGAGAATATAAAATGACGCAAATCGTAGGAGTTCGGTTCCGGATGGCCGGAAAGATTTACTATTTCAGCCCGAAGGATTTGGAGATGTCCCGGGGAACCCATGTGATTGTGGAGACCGCACGGGGCGTGGAATACGGAACGGTAATTATCGGACCGAAGGAAATTCCGGAGGAAGAAGTGGTTCAGCCGCTGAAAGATGTGATCCGGGTAGCCACGCCGGCGGATGAAGACCACGAAAAAGACAATCGGTTCCGGGAGCGGGAGGCTTATCTGATCTGCAAGGAAAAGATCCGGGCCCATAATCTGGAAATGAAACTGATCAAATCAGAGTATACATTCGACAACAATAAGCTGCTGTTTTATTTTACTGCAGACGGCCGAGTGGATTTCCGCAATCTGGTCAAGGATCTGGCCAGTGTATTTCACACCAGAATCGAACTGCGCCAGGTAGGCGTACGGGATGAGACCAAGATTCTCGGCGGTCTGGGAATCTGCGGCAGGGAGCTGTGCTGCCATACGTTCCTGTCGGATTTTGCCCCGGTATCCATTAAAATGGCCAAAGAGCAGAATCTGTCGCTGAATCCGGCCAAAATCAGCGGAGTCTGCGGAAGACTGATGTGCTGCCTGAACAATGAGGCAGACACCTACAAGCACCTGAACAGGGATCTGCCGAAAAATGGATCCAGCGTGCGTACACCGGAAGGGCTGACAGGAACCGTCCACAATGTCAATGTACTGCGTCAGACAGTAAAAGTGCTGATTGAACAGGGCGACGAGCGTGAAATCCGCGAGTACGCGGTGGAAGACCTGCGGAAAGCACAGAATGGAAATACGGAAGAAGACAGCAGATCCGGCGGCAGAGAGCTGATTCATACAGACGGAAAGGCATCCGGCCGGAGCGGCCGGGCAGACAGACAGGAAAACCCGCAGGAAGCAGGAAGATCCAGAAGCCACAGCGGCGGACACGGCCACAGCGGAAAAGGAGCTGCTTACGGCAAAGAATCCGGCAGAGATCGGAAAAACGGATCCGGGGAAGGCAGAGAACAGGGGCACCGGGGAGGCAAAGGGCGCCGGCCGGCTTCCTCCGGCGGAAGAGACCGGAATTATGAAAAAGAGCGGAATACCGCAGGACCCGGCGGAAGAGACCGGAATTATGAAAAAGAGCAAAATGCCGCAGGACCCGGCAGCAAAGACCGAAACCGTGAAAAAGACCGGAATTTCAGGGAAACCCGGGACAGAGACAGAAATAAAGAGCGCAGGGAGCACAGTAGCCGGGGAAATTCCGGTGAAAGAGAACGATCCGGCGGAAAGAACGGAAAGAACGGTTCCGGCGGGCCGCAGCGTCCCAAAAACAGGACACGCAGGCCAGGCAATCGGAGCACCGGCCATACCGGTGGCAGAGAGCAGAATAGAGATGGGGAAAAAACCCAGCAGAAAGAAAGCAATCGGGAATCGGAATAATGGATGAGAAGAAGGTGGCACTCAAGCCCGGAGAACGCATCGATGACCTGCAGAGAAACGGCTATCAGATCATACAGGATCCCAGCCGTTTCTGCTTTGGCATGGATGCCGTACTGCTTTCCGGTTACGCACAGGTAAAAGAAGGGGAGCGGGCCATTGATCTGGGCACCGGTACAGGGATTATTCCCATTCTTCTGGAAGCAAAGACAGAAGGAGAGGATTTTACCGGCCTGGAGATTCAGCCGGAGAGCGCGGATATGGCCCGCCGCAGTGTAGAACTGAATCACCTGCAGGACAGAATCCATATTGTGACAGGAGATATCAGGGATGCTTCGAACCGTTTCGGAGCATC
This genomic window contains:
- a CDS encoding aminotransferase class I/II-fold pyridoxal phosphate-dependent enzyme, which translates into the protein MTDYLDEKLLAYGNTDIYPFHMPGHKRQLLGDWPPEAVDITEIDGFDDLHHAEGVLKEAQQRMAEQMGAFRSYFLVNGSTAGLLAAVSTVCEKGGRLLIGRNCHKAVYHGAYLRELRLSYLYPEVTDWGIQGSIAPEELERALTEAEQNDGEEPFQAVLITSPTYDGVVSDIAALAKICHSHGVPLVVDEAHGAHFGLDGGSGFFPEKAIALGADYVVESLHKTLPSLTQTAVLHTADAPLVNDTKLRQYLGIYQTSSPSYVFMAGMDRCTRILRKQGQERFCVYEQRLRQFYRNTRNLQKVEVFCPEYDRIQKSSADIPNRGNASQTSAGRKSSNGEPAAGLAAGIFDRDPSKILISARAGGMAGQELHQWLLREKHLQMEMASGHYVTALTSLMDTEEGFCRLEAALRELDQMLLSGKMGKTSAGREELPILTDREIYLRNRKVRELAEALDAPQTEAPLEEAAGKICGEFVYLYPPGIPLLVPGEEISEEMARVIRFCRHGGLSVEVLGGEKKVFKIRVL
- the atpD gene encoding F0F1 ATP synthase subunit beta encodes the protein MNTGKIVQVMGPVVDVEFSDHNLPDMKDALEVDNNGVRCVMEVAEHIGNDTVRCILLAASEGLHRGMEVRATGAGITVPVGEATLGRLFNVLGEAIDKKGPVESEEHWVIHRNPPTFEDQSPVVEVLETGIKVIDLLAPYAKGGKIGLFGGAGVGKTVLIQELIQNIATEHGGYSIFTGVGERSREGNDLWNEMTESGVIKKTALVFGQMNEPPGARMRVAETGLTMAEYFRDKEHQDVLLFIDNIFRFVQAGSEVSALLGRMPSAVGYQPTLANELGELQERIASTKEGSVTSVQAIYVPADDLTDPAPATTFAHLDATTVLSRKIVEQGIYPAVDPLDSSSRILEPDVVGEKHYSIARKVQEILQSYTELQDIIAILGMDELSEEDKTTVYRARKIQRFLSQPFHVAEQFTGIPGVYVPLSETIRGFEMIVNGEMDEYPEQAFFNVGTIDDVVEKAKTIR
- a CDS encoding F0F1 ATP synthase subunit epsilon, which gives rise to MSTFHLRVVAYNKVFFDDEAQSVNVPASDGGYQILASHEECLVAVSPGNVEITDAAGKKIDAVCGNGMMAFHRGENRGELLVDTIELPEEIDIRRAQEAKERAQERMRLKQSIIEHEQSKAALSRAMARLKEASKYKK
- a CDS encoding DNA polymerase III subunit delta' C-terminal domain-containing protein; this translates as MAGFAEITGHEKIIAHLQKAVTTGQVSHAYIFDGPDRSGKKMLAEAFAMALQCEAGTGEACMTCRSCHQALGHNQPDIIYVTHEKPNTISVNDVREQLNGDISIRPYSSRYKIYIVDEAEKMNVQAQNALLKTLEEPPAYAVILLLTNNSAGFLQTIRSRCVTLSLKAVPSEQIRQLLMRRYQIPDYEAEICAGFAQGNVGKAIALAGSERFRELKDLTLRQVRRLADTPDYELAELVEELCGLTEEVGEYLDLLQMWYRDVLYDKASGDTENLIFRDQQAEIIRQSGRVSYRGLEIILEAVDTARRRIHANVKKELVLELMLMTIKENIK
- a CDS encoding guanylate kinase, whose product is MGKLFVLMGKSASGKDTIYEQLLKRNCLGLQAVVPYTTRPIRSGEIPGETYHFCSAEEAEAMRQAGRIIELRTYQTVHGPWSYFTADDGQINLKNNSYLLIGTLESYLRFREYFGARAVIPLYIFVEDGARLQRALDRERRQREPKYEEMCRRFLADQEDFSEEKLAEAGIRKTFENLELERTAASLQEYMERVLAQTEES